In a genomic window of Flammeovirga agarivorans:
- the porV gene encoding type IX secretion system outer membrane channel protein PorV, with product MFNLKVKFALFLLIIFSVVEVKAQSSNPPSTIVGGNPNSNPIITAVPFLTIAPEARGAAMGDMGVATSADVNSAHWNPSKYAVIDDEYGVSLSYNPWLQKIVGDMSLSYLAGYKRLNDRQTIGLSMKYFDLGSINFTDDQGNITRNFNPREYSFDGHFAMQLSKRYSMAVSARYIYSNLAGSISSNGTQDSKPAHGFAADISGYWQNPDIHLGQYTGVFAWGWNISNIGTKMNYNSTSQEDFLPTNLRLGTTLTMDLDPYNKITFGVDVNKLLVPTPDPNDSTNSYKSVGVLEGMWYGLTKAPGGFSEKMKEFMWSVGAEYWYNDLFAARMGYFYENPDKGDRQYMQLGLGVKYQVVTLDFSYLLSFKRNNPLEDTLRFTLSFNFGDKTKKGSKKSSGGSSGGNDVLDADDI from the coding sequence ATGTTCAATCTGAAAGTTAAATTCGCTTTATTTTTACTAATTATTTTTTCAGTAGTTGAAGTAAAGGCTCAATCATCTAATCCGCCGAGTACAATTGTTGGAGGTAATCCTAACAGCAATCCTATTATTACTGCGGTACCGTTCTTAACGATAGCACCAGAAGCTAGAGGTGCAGCCATGGGTGACATGGGTGTCGCTACTTCTGCAGACGTAAATTCAGCACATTGGAACCCTTCTAAGTATGCGGTTATCGATGACGAATATGGAGTTTCTTTGTCATATAACCCTTGGTTACAGAAAATTGTAGGGGATATGTCTTTAAGTTATCTCGCAGGTTATAAAAGACTAAATGATCGTCAGACTATCGGTCTTAGTATGAAATATTTTGATCTTGGTAGTATTAACTTTACCGATGATCAAGGTAATATCACAAGAAATTTCAATCCAAGAGAATACTCTTTTGATGGACACTTCGCGATGCAATTATCAAAAAGATATAGCATGGCCGTTTCAGCAAGGTATATTTATTCTAACCTTGCAGGTTCAATCAGTAGTAATGGTACTCAGGATAGTAAGCCAGCTCATGGTTTTGCTGCAGATATTTCTGGTTATTGGCAGAATCCAGATATCCATCTTGGACAATATACTGGTGTATTTGCTTGGGGATGGAATATCTCGAACATTGGTACTAAGATGAATTACAATAGTACCTCTCAAGAAGATTTCTTACCAACCAATCTTCGTTTAGGTACAACCTTAACAATGGATTTAGATCCTTACAACAAAATTACTTTTGGTGTAGACGTCAATAAATTGTTAGTACCAACTCCAGACCCTAATGACTCAACGAACAGTTATAAATCTGTGGGTGTATTAGAAGGTATGTGGTATGGATTAACTAAAGCTCCAGGTGGATTTTCAGAGAAGATGAAAGAATTCATGTGGAGTGTGGGTGCCGAATACTGGTATAATGATTTATTCGCAGCTCGTATGGGATACTTTTATGAGAACCCAGATAAAGGAGATCGTCAATATATGCAATTAGGCCTTGGTGTAAAATACCAAGTGGTTACATTAGATTTCTCATATCTCTTATCATTCAAGCGAAACAATCCATTAGAAGATACTTTACGATTTACACTATCGTTTAACTTTGGTGATAAAACGAAAAAAGGATCAAAGAAAAGTAGTGGAGGAAGCTCTGGAGGTAATGATGTACTAGATGCTGACGATATTTAA
- a CDS encoding M16 family metallopeptidase — MKINLDRTIAPDSYPVEDFVLLKPEIFSTRNQCKVFSLKNASQPILHFSIVIKGGKLVEEKQGAAALTSKMMGEGVKGMTSAQIHEYLDSFGAIISVSNDIDSFTITGHCLNRYFEPVMEMVKRYLTEPTFSEKEFQHILQVMIQQKILSEEKTSFLATKLFREKFYGNKHPYGSSLTSAELSEFPLQELENYFNNHVIGAPFEVFISGDVDDKHIKIIDEQLGDLNISSEAANLIYPDFVSKIASDELKIYQEKEDAVQTSLRIGCPTFKLPHDDLEAFSVMNETLGGYFGSRLMRNIREDKGLSYGIHSSFRNEINQGYFLIASDVKKDLKDLAIDEIRKEIDVLATEVVSQEELLTVKNYMAGSFVMSINSNISLLEITKGLYKKGLPFDYYDNYVSRIQSITEQDIMAMVNKYLKGDLLEIAVG; from the coding sequence ATGAAGATAAATTTAGATCGTACTATAGCACCAGATTCATATCCGGTAGAAGATTTTGTTTTATTAAAACCTGAAATTTTTTCAACAAGAAATCAGTGTAAAGTTTTTTCACTCAAAAATGCTTCTCAACCGATACTTCATTTTTCTATTGTTATTAAAGGAGGGAAACTTGTTGAAGAGAAACAAGGAGCAGCTGCTTTAACTTCTAAAATGATGGGTGAAGGTGTGAAAGGGATGACTAGTGCTCAAATTCATGAATATTTAGACTCTTTTGGAGCCATCATTTCAGTATCTAATGATATTGATTCATTTACTATCACAGGGCATTGTTTAAACCGATACTTTGAGCCTGTAATGGAAATGGTGAAAAGATACCTTACAGAGCCGACATTTTCAGAAAAGGAGTTTCAGCATATTCTGCAGGTTATGATTCAGCAGAAGATCTTAAGCGAAGAGAAGACGTCTTTTTTGGCTACCAAGTTATTTAGAGAGAAATTTTACGGAAATAAGCACCCTTATGGAAGCTCATTAACTTCTGCAGAATTATCAGAGTTTCCCTTACAAGAACTAGAGAATTATTTTAATAACCATGTAATTGGAGCTCCATTTGAAGTATTTATTTCTGGAGATGTTGACGATAAACATATTAAAATTATTGATGAGCAACTAGGGGACCTTAATATCTCTTCAGAAGCTGCAAATTTAATTTACCCTGATTTTGTATCTAAAATAGCTAGTGATGAATTAAAGATATATCAAGAAAAGGAAGATGCTGTACAAACTAGCTTAAGAATAGGATGTCCCACTTTTAAATTGCCCCATGATGATCTAGAAGCGTTCTCTGTGATGAATGAAACATTAGGTGGGTATTTTGGGTCAAGGTTGATGAGAAACATTAGAGAGGATAAAGGGTTGTCTTATGGAATTCACTCTTCCTTCCGAAATGAAATCAATCAAGGTTATTTTTTAATTGCTTCTGATGTGAAAAAAGATCTTAAAGATTTAGCAATTGATGAAATAAGAAAAGAAATAGATGTACTTGCGACTGAGGTAGTTTCGCAGGAGGAGCTATTGACAGTGAAAAACTATATGGCAGGTAGTTTTGTGATGTCTATTAATTCAAATATTTCGCTTTTAGAAATAACAAAAGGCCTTTATAAGAAAGGATTACCATTCGATTATTATGACAATTATGTGTCAAGAATACAGAGTATTACTGAACAGGATATCATGGCGATGGTAAATAAATATTTAAAAGGAGATTTACTTGAAATAGCAGTAGGGTAG
- a CDS encoding sulfotransferase family protein: MASFDNLDMATLSGSSLANFKKIQNQYTIEPQFKSKFNKAKLISTLCYPVEAINQKWLYKKIDKLSVDKAPVFVLGHWRSGTTHLHNMLSKDPQFGFVNTFQSVFPNAMMFGRNIFTFMMKQFMPKERPADGLKLDPKFPQEEEFALGNLHDMSFYYFWYFPQDTVRIFDRFLLGKGLTEEDKQLWRDTYERFVKLALWQTKGERFLSKNPPHTARVDEILKIYPNAKFIYIYRNPYEVFGSTVRFFKGVLPSQKFQEISDEQLEQNILDVFTKMYDKYETDKALIPEENLIEIKYEEFAKDNLGYLENIYKHLDIGDFEKAKPYMVEYLNGLGTHKKHQYQFPQNTIDKVNKHWSYAFEKWNYEML; this comes from the coding sequence ATGGCATCATTTGATAACTTGGATATGGCTACTTTATCAGGTAGTTCTTTAGCAAACTTTAAAAAAATTCAAAACCAATACACTATTGAACCTCAATTCAAAAGTAAGTTCAATAAGGCAAAATTAATTAGTACTTTATGTTATCCAGTTGAAGCCATTAACCAGAAATGGTTGTATAAAAAAATAGATAAGTTAAGTGTTGATAAAGCTCCTGTATTTGTTTTAGGTCATTGGAGAAGTGGTACAACGCACTTACACAATATGCTAAGTAAAGATCCTCAGTTTGGATTTGTGAATACTTTCCAAAGTGTATTTCCTAATGCTATGATGTTTGGTAGAAATATTTTCACATTTATGATGAAACAATTTATGCCAAAGGAAAGACCTGCTGATGGTTTGAAGTTAGACCCTAAGTTTCCTCAAGAAGAAGAGTTTGCTTTAGGAAATTTACATGATATGAGTTTCTATTATTTTTGGTATTTCCCACAGGATACTGTAAGAATATTTGATAGATTCTTACTGGGTAAAGGATTAACTGAAGAGGATAAACAATTATGGAGAGATACTTATGAGCGTTTTGTAAAACTTGCTCTATGGCAAACTAAAGGAGAACGTTTCTTGTCTAAAAACCCTCCTCATACTGCAAGGGTTGATGAGATTTTAAAAATCTATCCTAATGCGAAATTTATCTATATCTACAGAAATCCATATGAGGTATTTGGATCTACGGTAAGGTTCTTTAAAGGTGTATTACCAAGTCAGAAGTTCCAAGAGATTTCAGATGAACAACTTGAACAAAATATCTTAGATGTCTTTACTAAGATGTATGACAAGTATGAAACAGATAAAGCATTGATACCGGAGGAAAATCTAATTGAAATTAAATATGAAGAGTTCGCTAAGGATAACCTAGGTTATTTAGAGAACATCTATAAGCATTTAGATATCGGAGACTTTGAAAAAGCTAAACCTTATATGGTTGAATATTTAAATGGCTTAGGAACCCATAAAAAACATCAATATCAATTCCCTCAAAACACAATTGATAAAGTAAATAAGCATTGGAGTTACGCTTTTGAAAAGTGGAATTACGAAATGCTGTAA
- a CDS encoding TolC family protein: protein MNRKMNQKLNLTFKRLFIVLSITAFMWSCKMGKNYEAPDIVSPTEYRFGVDSIVTTSSDTIGWWTLIKDPILDTLITIALQNNQDVRVAMQRIVEAEKLYRIQKVQTRPSFDYNGSYTYGTYNGFTSPEAVSNYFGGLQMNWELDLWGKNRRLSEAAMANYTGTVHGLRAVQLSVIANVAAAYVQLLENKASLKVAQETLASRDSSIIIMDARYRLGTIPEIDLNQAQIQQAIAESAVPVYKRGVALSENALSVLLGENPREIVTGQALDQQQIPPVIPAGIPSDLLKRRPDLLRTEQEIVAQNANVGAAIANRFPTISLTGAAGVSSALSIINTASGAEAAWNIGAGIVGPLFQWGKNKRKVEVEKARLEASILEYERSAIAAFQEVEDALASVQYYQEELIARRKHVVAATNAEYLSKQRYDKGVTSYLEYLEQQRTAFEAELNLVTVQGKILTSYVQLYKALGGGWITREEQQQAQE, encoded by the coding sequence ATGAATAGAAAAATGAATCAAAAACTGAATTTAACTTTCAAAAGGCTCTTCATAGTTCTTAGCATCACTGCTTTTATGTGGAGTTGTAAAATGGGGAAAAATTATGAAGCCCCAGATATAGTTTCTCCAACTGAATATCGCTTTGGAGTTGACTCAATAGTTACTACATCATCCGATACTATCGGGTGGTGGACTTTAATTAAAGATCCTATTCTTGATACTTTAATTACAATAGCATTGCAAAATAACCAAGATGTTAGAGTGGCAATGCAAAGAATCGTTGAAGCGGAAAAGCTTTACCGTATTCAAAAAGTTCAAACAAGACCATCATTCGATTACAATGGTAGTTATACTTACGGAACGTACAACGGTTTTACCTCACCAGAAGCTGTAAGTAACTACTTTGGAGGACTTCAAATGAACTGGGAGCTTGACCTTTGGGGTAAAAACAGAAGACTATCTGAGGCCGCAATGGCAAATTATACAGGAACAGTTCACGGCTTAAGAGCTGTACAACTATCTGTTATTGCCAACGTAGCTGCTGCCTATGTCCAATTATTGGAAAATAAAGCCAGTTTAAAAGTTGCTCAGGAAACTTTAGCTTCTAGAGATAGCTCTATTATAATTATGGATGCAAGGTATAGATTAGGTACTATTCCTGAAATTGATTTGAACCAAGCACAAATTCAACAAGCAATTGCTGAGAGTGCAGTACCAGTTTATAAAAGAGGTGTAGCCTTATCTGAAAATGCTCTTTCTGTATTACTTGGTGAAAACCCTAGAGAGATTGTTACTGGTCAAGCTTTAGATCAACAACAGATTCCTCCTGTAATTCCTGCAGGAATTCCTTCAGATCTATTGAAAAGACGTCCTGACCTTCTTCGCACAGAACAAGAAATAGTTGCTCAGAATGCTAATGTAGGAGCTGCTATTGCTAATAGATTCCCTACCATCAGTTTAACAGGTGCTGCCGGTGTATCAAGTGCACTAAGTATTATTAATACTGCATCTGGTGCTGAAGCTGCTTGGAATATCGGTGCTGGTATTGTTGGTCCATTATTCCAATGGGGTAAAAACAAAAGAAAAGTAGAGGTTGAAAAAGCGAGACTTGAAGCATCAATTCTAGAATATGAAAGAAGTGCTATTGCTGCTTTCCAAGAAGTAGAAGATGCTTTAGCTTCTGTTCAATACTACCAAGAAGAACTTATTGCCAGAAGAAAACACGTTGTAGCAGCTACTAATGCTGAGTACTTATCAAAACAAAGATATGATAAGGGTGTTACTAGTTACCTTGAATACCTAGAACAACAGCGTACTGCTTTCGAAGCAGAACTTAATTTGGTTACTGTACAAGGAAAAATCTTAACTTCTTATGTACAGCTATACAAAGCGCTTGGTGGTGGTTGGATTACTAGAGAAGAGCAACAACAAGCACAAGAATAA
- a CDS encoding efflux RND transporter permease subunit, with the protein MSQEQIKSNFFVRRPIVAMVIAIIMTIVGAVSMKGLPIEQYPNLTPPIVKITATYTGASALNVEQSVATPLEQEINGVENMIYMKSINSNDGTLQIQTSFEIGTDPDMSTVFTQNRVATATPKLPDAVKRTGVKTEKSLPNILMLITLTSPDGRFDQNFLGNYSLINIKDVLARTKGIGSVAVLGTSDYSMRIWVKPDILAKLNLTVPEITNAISNQNVIVPGGKFGAEPAPKGTEFTYTVLLPDRLQSEEEFGNIVVRTNKDGSQVLLRDVARIELGVETYSAFTRLNGNNCAVIAIYQAPGSNAVELAEQMITKMDNLKKDFPNGIEYEVSLDSTAPITAGINEIIETLFVALLLVVLVVYVFIQDWRATLVPTMAIPVSLVAAFMLFPLLGFTINVLSLLGLVLAIGIVVDDAIVVVDAVQVYLEEGYSPKEATNKAMSEVTAPVIATTLVLVAVFIPVAAMAGITGRLYQQFAITVAVSVCFSSLNALTLSPALCGLILRKSEPVGGPLGAFFKVFNNVFDRSTKSYISVTKIATRKIVMSCVFIGCTLVAAGWLGVKVPIGFIPEEDQGYIYINAQLPVASSLQRTNELSYKVEKIVSQIPEIEMTTTVAGYSLLSSSNSTNSTFFFVTLKKWDERELTAKQVIQKLNYLFATQITEAKIFAFGPPAIPGLGNGSGFSIMVQDKGGNTPDYLANYTNEFIKAANARPEIGMAFTTFEASVPQRFIDINKDKILKLGVNLQDVYTTFAAFLGGSYVNDFNRFGRLYRAYVQAEPEYRNNEKQLDLFYVKSNNGAKVPLSTLVNIERVSGPEFTNRFNLLRSVEVTGSPAPGYSSGQAMDALEEVAAEVLPSNMTYSWNGMSFQEKKASGSVFIIFAFSLIFVFLILAAQYESWSMPFSILLGTPFAIFGAFFLLWFARFFSESYENNIFAQISLVMLIAMAAKNAILIVEFAKLKFDEGLSLYDAAIESAKLRFRPILMTAFSFILGVLPLVIATGSGAEARKVMGMALLGGMGMATILGLFLYPMLFVLVGRIAGYEKDRVKTSTADE; encoded by the coding sequence ATGAGCCAAGAACAAATAAAATCCAACTTTTTCGTTAGGCGACCAATAGTCGCCATGGTCATTGCCATTATTATGACCATCGTCGGTGCGGTATCTATGAAAGGGTTACCCATCGAACAGTACCCTAATTTAACTCCTCCTATTGTAAAGATTACAGCAACTTACACTGGTGCGAGTGCCCTAAATGTAGAACAATCAGTAGCAACTCCATTAGAACAGGAAATTAATGGTGTTGAGAATATGATATACATGAAGTCCATCAACTCCAATGATGGTACTTTACAGATTCAGACTTCATTTGAAATCGGTACTGACCCTGATATGAGTACGGTATTTACACAAAACCGTGTAGCAACTGCCACTCCGAAATTACCCGATGCGGTAAAAAGAACAGGTGTTAAAACAGAGAAATCATTACCTAACATTCTAATGCTGATCACTCTTACCTCTCCCGATGGTAGATTTGATCAAAACTTTTTAGGAAACTACTCACTAATTAATATCAAAGACGTTCTAGCAAGAACAAAAGGTATTGGTAGTGTAGCAGTATTAGGTACATCAGATTACTCAATGCGTATTTGGGTAAAGCCAGATATCTTAGCAAAACTGAACCTTACAGTTCCTGAAATCACTAATGCTATTTCAAATCAGAACGTTATCGTTCCTGGTGGTAAGTTTGGTGCAGAGCCTGCGCCAAAAGGTACTGAGTTTACATATACAGTACTTCTTCCAGACCGTCTTCAATCAGAAGAAGAGTTCGGAAATATTGTAGTAAGAACAAATAAAGATGGTAGTCAAGTATTATTAAGAGACGTAGCAAGAATCGAATTAGGTGTTGAAACGTACTCTGCATTTACAAGACTAAATGGTAATAACTGTGCGGTAATCGCTATTTACCAAGCACCAGGTTCAAATGCCGTTGAACTAGCAGAACAAATGATTACTAAAATGGATAATCTGAAAAAAGATTTTCCAAATGGTATAGAGTATGAAGTTTCACTTGACTCAACAGCTCCGATTACTGCTGGTATTAATGAGATTATCGAAACTTTATTCGTTGCCTTATTATTAGTAGTACTTGTGGTATATGTATTCATCCAAGATTGGAGAGCGACATTAGTTCCTACAATGGCGATCCCTGTATCTTTGGTGGCAGCATTCATGCTATTCCCTCTATTAGGTTTTACAATCAATGTATTATCATTATTAGGTTTAGTACTCGCCATTGGTATTGTAGTGGATGATGCAATTGTAGTAGTTGATGCGGTTCAGGTTTACCTTGAAGAAGGTTACTCACCAAAAGAAGCTACTAACAAAGCGATGAGTGAGGTAACTGCTCCAGTTATTGCAACTACGCTAGTACTTGTTGCAGTATTTATTCCTGTAGCCGCTATGGCAGGTATTACTGGACGATTATATCAACAGTTTGCCATTACAGTAGCTGTATCAGTATGTTTCTCATCACTAAATGCCTTAACATTATCTCCTGCACTTTGTGGCTTGATATTGAGAAAATCAGAACCAGTGGGTGGTCCACTTGGAGCATTTTTCAAGGTATTCAATAATGTTTTTGACCGTTCTACAAAATCATACATTAGTGTAACTAAGATCGCAACAAGAAAGATTGTAATGAGTTGTGTCTTTATTGGTTGTACATTAGTTGCTGCAGGTTGGTTAGGTGTTAAAGTTCCTATTGGATTTATTCCAGAAGAAGATCAAGGATACATCTATATAAATGCACAGTTACCTGTAGCTTCATCACTACAAAGAACAAACGAATTATCATATAAAGTAGAAAAGATTGTCTCTCAGATTCCAGAAATCGAAATGACAACAACTGTAGCTGGTTACTCATTACTTTCGAGTAGTAACTCTACAAACTCTACTTTCTTCTTTGTCACATTAAAGAAATGGGATGAAAGAGAGTTAACTGCAAAACAGGTAATCCAAAAGTTGAATTATCTTTTTGCAACTCAAATCACCGAAGCGAAAATATTTGCCTTTGGTCCTCCTGCAATCCCTGGTTTAGGTAACGGTTCTGGTTTCAGTATCATGGTCCAAGATAAAGGTGGTAACACTCCAGATTATTTGGCGAATTATACAAACGAGTTTATCAAAGCAGCTAATGCAAGACCGGAAATCGGTATGGCATTTACTACTTTTGAAGCAAGTGTACCACAACGATTTATTGATATCAATAAAGACAAGATATTAAAGCTTGGAGTAAACCTTCAAGATGTTTATACAACATTTGCAGCCTTCCTAGGCGGTTCTTATGTCAATGACTTCAACAGATTTGGTCGTTTATATAGAGCATATGTACAAGCAGAGCCTGAATATAGAAATAATGAAAAGCAATTAGACCTTTTCTATGTGAAGTCGAACAATGGAGCAAAGGTTCCGTTATCAACACTTGTAAATATTGAAAGAGTTAGTGGTCCTGAATTTACAAACCGATTTAACTTGCTTAGATCAGTAGAAGTAACAGGTTCTCCTGCTCCAGGTTATAGTTCGGGTCAAGCTATGGATGCCCTCGAAGAGGTTGCTGCAGAAGTCTTACCTTCGAACATGACTTATTCTTGGAATGGTATGTCATTCCAAGAGAAAAAGGCTTCGGGGTCTGTATTTATCATTTTTGCATTCTCCTTGATATTTGTATTCTTAATCTTGGCTGCCCAATACGAATCATGGTCAATGCCATTCAGTATTCTATTAGGTACTCCATTTGCCATATTTGGAGCATTCTTCTTATTATGGTTTGCTAGATTCTTTAGTGAGAGTTATGAAAATAACATCTTTGCTCAGATTTCATTAGTAATGCTTATCGCGATGGCAGCCAAAAACGCCATCCTAATCGTAGAATTTGCTAAGCTTAAATTTGATGAAGGCTTATCACTTTACGATGCTGCAATTGAATCTGCAAAACTAAGATTTAGACCTATTCTGATGACAGCATTCTCATTTATTCTTGGTGTTCTTCCACTTGTAATCGCTACAGGTTCTGGAGCAGAAGCAAGAAAAGTAATGGGTATGGCTCTACTTGGAGGTATGGGTATGGCAACAATATTAGGACTGTTCCTTTATCCTATGCTATTCGTATTAGTAGGTCGAATTGCTGGTTATGAAAAAGACAGAGTGAAAACTTCAACGGCAGATGAATAG
- a CDS encoding efflux RND transporter periplasmic adaptor subunit, protein MTSNFFNNAFKLIALTFTSYFLIGCGGDEAKKQLKIPQVEIPVTEVLVQDVPLSKVFVGQVYGTKDIPIRSRVEGYLEGIHFKEGSRVKKGQLLYTVDPQTYAAEVTMLKSKLAEAEVTLIRASNDLDRIQPLAEQNAVSKSDLDAALAEKGAAESMVAAAKANLRMAQIELGYTTIESPINGIIGRTEAKVGEFVGRDPNPVILNTVSRIDSVNVRFFITENDYLKLARYAISREKNGGKKEARSNDEETDKLELIFSDNTVYAEKGHYDFLDRNVDANTGAMLIQATFPNTDGLIRPGQFAKVRSVIDIVPNGILVPQRAIMEFQGRYSVFVVDSQGKVTQKSVELGRTYKDYWLVRSGLKKGDKVVLEGLQKVHEGATIKFKVVKFESQYEG, encoded by the coding sequence ATGACATCTAATTTCTTTAATAATGCTTTTAAACTTATAGCACTGACATTCACATCTTACTTCCTTATTGGATGTGGTGGCGATGAAGCAAAAAAGCAACTTAAGATCCCTCAAGTAGAAATACCGGTTACCGAAGTGTTGGTACAGGACGTTCCCTTATCAAAGGTATTTGTGGGACAAGTGTACGGTACAAAAGATATCCCAATTCGTTCTCGAGTTGAAGGCTATTTAGAAGGTATACACTTCAAAGAAGGTAGTAGAGTAAAAAAAGGACAACTTCTATATACTGTCGATCCTCAAACATATGCTGCTGAAGTAACAATGCTAAAAAGTAAATTAGCAGAAGCTGAAGTAACATTAATCAGAGCATCTAATGATTTAGACAGAATTCAACCTTTGGCAGAACAAAATGCCGTTTCAAAATCTGATCTTGATGCAGCTTTAGCAGAGAAAGGTGCTGCTGAATCTATGGTAGCTGCAGCAAAAGCCAACCTAAGAATGGCACAAATCGAACTTGGTTATACTACTATCGAATCTCCAATTAATGGTATCATTGGTAGAACTGAAGCTAAAGTTGGTGAATTCGTAGGTAGAGATCCTAACCCAGTTATCTTAAATACAGTTTCTAGAATTGACTCTGTAAACGTTCGTTTCTTTATTACTGAAAATGATTATCTGAAACTAGCTAGATATGCTATTAGCCGAGAGAAAAACGGCGGCAAGAAAGAAGCTAGGTCAAATGATGAAGAAACCGATAAGTTAGAATTAATTTTCTCTGATAATACTGTTTATGCTGAAAAAGGACATTATGATTTTCTTGACAGAAATGTTGACGCAAATACAGGCGCAATGCTTATTCAAGCAACATTCCCTAATACTGATGGTTTAATTAGACCAGGACAATTTGCAAAAGTAAGATCTGTTATTGATATCGTTCCAAACGGTATTCTGGTTCCACAAAGAGCTATCATGGAATTCCAAGGGCGTTATTCTGTTTTTGTAGTGGATAGCCAAGGAAAAGTAACTCAAAAAAGTGTTGAACTTGGCCGTACTTATAAAGACTATTGGCTTGTACGTTCAGGCTTGAAAAAAGGCGACAAAGTCGTTTTAGAAGGCTTACAAAAGGTACACGAAGGTGCTACTATCAAATTCAAAGTTGTTAAGTTCGAATCACAGTACGAAGGATAA
- the glpK gene encoding glycerol kinase GlpK produces the protein MNKKHKFILSLDQGTTSSRAILFDHKGRINSIAQKEFKQIYPKPGWVEHDPKEIWSTQASVSAEVVAQAGLTGLDIAAIGITNQRETTIIWDTKTGKPIYNAIVWQDRRTAKFCDSLKKKYSKKIQEKTGLIIDAYFSASKINWLLNNVKGARQKAEKGLLKFGTVDSWLIWNLTRGKIHVTDVSNASRTMLFNIHDLKWDPELLKIFDIPESMLPEVKSSSEVYAKTATTLFASKIPISGIAGDQQAALFGQMCVNKGMAKNTYGTGCFIMMNTGKKAISSQNKLLTTIAWKIGDETNYALEGSVFVGGAAIQWLRDGLGIIKKAHHSEKIAKEVKDNGGVVFVPALTGLGAPYWDQYARGTILGITRGTEKGHIVRATLEAIALQSNDVLKAMEADVGKPTKELRVDGGASANNLLMQIQSDICQVDVVRPKDMETTALGAAFLAGLSIGYWDSIDEIQKIWEQEKIFSPKILEKECKKRIKSWKKAVKRSFSWVSE, from the coding sequence ATGAATAAAAAACATAAATTTATACTCTCTTTAGACCAAGGAACTACAAGCTCTAGAGCCATACTATTCGATCACAAAGGACGAATAAACAGTATTGCCCAAAAAGAATTCAAACAAATTTATCCTAAACCCGGATGGGTTGAACATGATCCCAAAGAAATATGGTCTACACAAGCTAGTGTTTCCGCAGAAGTTGTTGCTCAGGCTGGTTTAACAGGATTAGACATTGCAGCTATTGGCATTACCAACCAAAGAGAAACAACAATTATTTGGGATACAAAAACTGGAAAACCGATTTATAATGCCATCGTTTGGCAAGATAGAAGAACTGCCAAATTTTGCGACTCGCTCAAAAAAAAGTATTCAAAAAAAATTCAGGAAAAAACAGGGTTAATTATTGATGCTTATTTCTCCGCAAGTAAGATCAATTGGCTACTGAATAACGTAAAAGGTGCAAGACAAAAAGCTGAAAAGGGGTTATTAAAATTTGGTACAGTAGACAGCTGGCTTATCTGGAACCTAACAAGAGGAAAAATTCATGTTACTGATGTAAGTAATGCAAGTAGAACTATGCTCTTTAATATTCATGATCTCAAATGGGACCCAGAATTATTAAAGATTTTTGATATTCCAGAAAGCATGCTTCCAGAAGTAAAATCTAGTAGCGAAGTCTATGCTAAGACTGCCACAACACTTTTTGCATCAAAAATCCCCATCTCAGGAATTGCTGGGGATCAGCAAGCTGCATTATTTGGTCAGATGTGTGTCAACAAAGGCATGGCTAAAAATACGTATGGAACCGGCTGTTTTATTATGATGAATACCGGTAAAAAAGCAATCTCTTCTCAAAACAAGTTATTGACTACTATAGCTTGGAAAATTGGAGATGAAACAAACTATGCACTTGAAGGAAGTGTCTTTGTTGGTGGAGCTGCGATCCAATGGTTAAGAGATGGACTTGGAATTATAAAAAAAGCACATCATTCCGAAAAAATAGCAAAAGAAGTGAAAGATAATGGAGGTGTTGTATTTGTTCCTGCATTAACCGGACTTGGAGCTCCTTATTGGGACCAATATGCTAGAGGAACAATTTTAGGTATCACAAGAGGCACAGAGAAAGGACATATAGTTAGAGCCACATTAGAAGCAATTGCTTTACAATCCAATGATGTATTAAAAGCTATGGAAGCTGATGTAGGCAAACCAACTAAAGAACTTAGAGTAGATGGTGGAGCTTCTGCTAACAATCTACTCATGCAAATCCAAAGTGATATTTGCCAAGTCGATGTTGTACGTCCAAAAGACATGGAAACAACCGCCCTTGGCGCTGCATTTTTAGCAGGATTATCTATAGGATATTGGGACTCAATCGATGAAATTCAAAAGATTTGGGAACAGGAAAAGATCTTCTCTCCAAAAATTCTAGAGAAAGAATGTAAAAAGAGAATTAAATCCTGGAAAAAAGCCGTAAAACGTAGTTTTTCTTGGGTTTCAGAATAA